One part of the Arabidopsis thaliana chromosome 1 sequence genome encodes these proteins:
- the JAG gene encoding C2H2 and C2HC zinc fingers superfamily protein (JAGGED (JAG); CONTAINS InterPro DOMAIN/s: Zinc finger, C2H2-like (InterPro:IPR015880), Zinc finger, C2H2-type (InterPro:IPR007087); BEST Arabidopsis thaliana protein match is: C2H2 and C2HC zinc fingers superfamily protein (TAIR:AT1G13400.1); Has 723 Blast hits to 723 proteins in 72 species: Archae - 0; Bacteria - 6; Metazoa - 56; Fungi - 19; Plants - 626; Viruses - 0; Other Eukaryotes - 16 (source: NCBI BLink).) has protein sequence MRHEENYLDLNNLPDDFSKDGNKQALEEGSSSGQRKKKGSKEGKDESGKVYECRFCSLKFCKSQALGGHMNRHRQERETETLNQARQLVYRNDTITPPGISPFGYHHTTDPTIYRSVYSSPMIYPGSSSTNLVPQPPMPPPPPPYPYSSNQYSPHNHFNDYYLNPSFRGSRSISPSPNLPTTTTVDYMADSPVEPGYTCVGAPIGPTGFPIRGPSIVRAPLEPPQGRDGDASRQRLDHSLRFPINRFQDHHSL, from the exons AT GAGGCATGAGGAGAATTACTTAGACCTCAACAATCTTCCAGATGATTTTTCTAAAGATGGCAATAAGCAAGCCCTCGAGGAAGGTTCTTCCTCTG gtcaaagaaagaagaaagggagTAAAGAAGGGAAAGATGAGAGTGGGAAAGTGTACGAATGTCGATTTTGTTCACTCAAGTTCTGCAAATCCCAAGCTCTTGGTGGCCACATGAATCGCCACCGACAAG AGAGGGAGACCGAGACATTGAATCAAGCTCGTCAATTGGTCTACCGTAACGATACCATAACCCCACCTGGAATTTCTCCTTTCGG CTATCATCATACCACAGATCCAACAATATACCGGTCGGTTTACTCATCACCAATGATATATCCTGGAAGCTCTTCAACGAACTTGGTTCCGCAACCGCCGatgccaccaccaccgcctccaTATCCATACTCTTCAAACCAATACTCTCCTCACAACCACTTCAACGACTACTACTTAAACCCATCTTTTAGAGGCAGCAGAAGCATCTCTCCAAGTCCTAAcctccccaccaccaccaccgttgATTACATGGCCGATAGTCCCGTGGAACCGGGCTACACTTGTGTTGGTGCACCCATTGGTCCGACCGGTTTCCCTATCCGTGGCCCAAGCATCGTCCGTGCGCCGCTTGAACCACCACAAGGTCGTGATGGTGACGCTTCACGACAGCGTTTGGATCACTCTCTTAGGTTCCCCATCAATCGGTTTCAAGATCATCACTCGCTCTGA
- the JAG gene encoding C2H2 and C2HC zinc fingers superfamily protein yields MNRHRQERETETLNQARQLVYRNDTITPPGISPFGYHHTTDPTIYRSVYSSPMIYPGSSSTNLVPQPPMPPPPPPYPYSSNQYSPHNHFNDYYLNPSFRGSRSISPSPNLPTTTTVDYMADSPVEPGYTCVGAPIGPTGFPIRGPSIVRAPLEPPQGRDGDASRQRLDHSLRFPINRFQDHHSL; encoded by the exons ATGAATCGCCACCGACAAG AGAGGGAGACCGAGACATTGAATCAAGCTCGTCAATTGGTCTACCGTAACGATACCATAACCCCACCTGGAATTTCTCCTTTCGG CTATCATCATACCACAGATCCAACAATATACCGGTCGGTTTACTCATCACCAATGATATATCCTGGAAGCTCTTCAACGAACTTGGTTCCGCAACCGCCGatgccaccaccaccgcctccaTATCCATACTCTTCAAACCAATACTCTCCTCACAACCACTTCAACGACTACTACTTAAACCCATCTTTTAGAGGCAGCAGAAGCATCTCTCCAAGTCCTAAcctccccaccaccaccaccgttgATTACATGGCCGATAGTCCCGTGGAACCGGGCTACACTTGTGTTGGTGCACCCATTGGTCCGACCGGTTTCCCTATCCGTGGCCCAAGCATCGTCCGTGCGCCGCTTGAACCACCACAAGGTCGTGATGGTGACGCTTCACGACAGCGTTTGGATCACTCTCTTAGGTTCCCCATCAATCGGTTTCAAGATCATCACTCGCTCTGA
- the JAG gene encoding C2H2 and C2HC zinc fingers superfamily protein, whose protein sequence is MSFWFYKPKERETETLNQARQLVYRNDTITPPGISPFGYHHTTDPTIYRSVYSSPMIYPGSSSTNLVPQPPMPPPPPPYPYSSNQYSPHNHFNDYYLNPSFRGSRSISPSPNLPTTTTVDYMADSPVEPGYTCVGAPIGPTGFPIRGPSIVRAPLEPPQGRDGDASRQRLDHSLRFPINRFQDHHSL, encoded by the exons ATGTCCTTTTGGTTCTATAAACCTAAAGAGAGGGAGACCGAGACATTGAATCAAGCTCGTCAATTGGTCTACCGTAACGATACCATAACCCCACCTGGAATTTCTCCTTTCGG CTATCATCATACCACAGATCCAACAATATACCGGTCGGTTTACTCATCACCAATGATATATCCTGGAAGCTCTTCAACGAACTTGGTTCCGCAACCGCCGatgccaccaccaccgcctccaTATCCATACTCTTCAAACCAATACTCTCCTCACAACCACTTCAACGACTACTACTTAAACCCATCTTTTAGAGGCAGCAGAAGCATCTCTCCAAGTCCTAAcctccccaccaccaccaccgttgATTACATGGCCGATAGTCCCGTGGAACCGGGCTACACTTGTGTTGGTGCACCCATTGGTCCGACCGGTTTCCCTATCCGTGGCCCAAGCATCGTCCGTGCGCCGCTTGAACCACCACAAGGTCGTGATGGTGACGCTTCACGACAGCGTTTGGATCACTCTCTTAGGTTCCCCATCAATCGGTTTCAAGATCATCACTCGCTCTGA
- a CDS encoding translocase subunit seca (unknown protein; FUNCTIONS IN: molecular_function unknown; INVOLVED IN: biological_process unknown; LOCATED IN: chloroplast; EXPRESSED IN: 22 plant structures; EXPRESSED DURING: 13 growth stages; BEST Arabidopsis thaliana protein match is: unknown protein (TAIR:AT1G13390.2); Has 125 Blast hits to 125 proteins in 18 species: Archae - 0; Bacteria - 0; Metazoa - 0; Fungi - 0; Plants - 125; Viruses - 0; Other Eukaryotes - 0 (source: NCBI BLink).) yields the protein MNHFAVQPNAFAAGGDLRSSSVSVVERDQTTVVCPKPRRIGLRNNHHHPSRSLRCYFSHQLELCESKAETDILDIILTKDGYGAEQVNKQVIDSPSPFLCGSPPSRVANPLTQDARFRDEIVSVSSVIPPQLGLPPSSSPSSSSGRKGGCVVRGNFGNSPKVRVEGFDCLDRDSRNCSIPALA from the exons ATGAATCACTTTGCGGTTCAACCAAACGCGTTCGCTGCCGGCGGAGATTTGAGAAGCAGCTCCGTTTCAGTTGTTGAAAGAGATCAAACCACCGTCGTTTGTCCAAAACCACGTCGTATTGGTCTCCGTAACAACCATCACCATCCTTCTCGATCTCTCCGTTGTTACTTCAG TCATCAATTGGAGCTTTGTGAATCCAAAGCAGAGACTGATATCTTAGATATCATACTCACCAag GATGGTTATGGTGCAGAACAAGTTAATAAGCAGGTAATAGACTCGCCGTCCCCGTTTTTATGTGGGTCGCCGCCGAGCAGAGTCGCTAACCCATTAACACAGGATGCTCGATTTCGAGATGAGATTGTATCGGTTTCTTCAGTGATTCCGCCTCAGTTGGGTTTacctccttcttcatctccttcttcttcctctgggAGGAAAGGAGGATGTGTTGTTAGAGGCAATTTTGGTAACAGCCCAAAGGTTAGAGTTGAAGGGTTTGATTGTCTTGACAGGGATAGCAGAAACTGCAGCATCCCTGCCTTGGCTTAG